CCCGATGACCCGGACAGAACAGGTGAGAAGATCATGTATAACGAAATGGATCCAAACTGGGACTGGGTCGTTACCGCGGGATCGTATATGGTCGATTACAACGAAGCCTCAAACGCCATCCTTTGGGCGGTCGTCTGGACGCTGTCCGGGGCGCTCGTCATTGGTGGCGTGGCCATCTACTTTTTCGCGAACAGCCTGTCACGTCCGGTGAAGGACGTGCAGGATCAGCTGAAGGCGATGAGTGAGAACGATCTGGCGCAAGAAGACCTACCGGAGAACCGGAAAGACGAATTCGGGGACCTCGCCCGCAGCATGAATCTGATGAAGCACAACATGAACGGGATGGTGGCAAAAATCATCGATTATGCCAATCAGCTCGCCTCCTCATCAGAGGAGCTCACCGCCAGTTCAGAAGAAACGACCAAAGCAACGGAGCAAGTGACCGAATCGATTACGAACATCTCGGAGAGCTCTGCAGATCAAAGTGAAATGGCCAACGCCATGCAAGAAGATGTCATGGACGTGTCAGAAATCATTGCCCGCATTCAAGGCAATATGAAGAAAGTCAATGCAGCGGTGGATGATACGGCCAGCCGTGTGGAAGAAGGCAAGCAGCAGGTGGACGATTCGTCTGATAAGATGGGCATGATCCGGCAGCAGACGGCCACCGCGGTCTCTTCGATCCACGAGCTGAGTCAGAAATCGCAGGAGATTGAAGGAATTCTCGGATTGATCACGGACATTTCCGAACAGACCAACCTCCTGGCCTTGAACGCTGCGATCGAGGCGGCACGGGCAGGGGAGCACGGCAAAGGGTTTGCCGTTGTCGCGGATGAAGTCCGTAAGCTTGCCGAGGAATCGAACCGGTCTGCCGGTAAAATCAGCGGGCTGGTGGGCGAAATACAGCATGATATCGAAAAAGCGACGAACGTCATGAAAGAAAATGAGAACCGGGTGGAAGAAGGCCGTCATTCGATCAGTCTCACGGGTGAAGCGTTCGACAAAATTGCATCGTCCAAAGACACGATCGTGACGCTGTCCGGCGAAGTCTCCAGCCATATTGAATCCGCCAATACCACAACCGGAAAAGTTGTGGAAGCGGTGATGAAGACGGTCCAAGGTGTGGAAGAAGCCACACAAGAAGTCACAAGCATTGCCTCAAGCGCCGAGGAACAGACCGCCTCCATGGAAGAAGTCGCGTCAGCCGCGGCATCCCTGTCGCAGATTGCCGACGACCTCGATGAGATTGTCTCATCCTTCCAAACTAAAAAGTGAATTGAATCCGTAAATAAGCCCTTGCCGATTTTTTGGCAAGGGCTTTGGTTTATGCTCCCCTGGAAAGTTTAAGTGATTTCCTTTATGGCAAAACACATGAACGGTCGTATGTTGAATGATTTCATACTTTTTACTCGGCTGGTAAATGTTCAAAGTTAACATAAAGAACGATTCCTATGCCACATGTGCTCACTGAAAGCGCTCTTAGGCAGAATTTTTTAAATATTCATAAATAATATTGACAAAAACGATCAAAAAGAACATAATTAACACATAAGTTGATAATAAATAACAGAATGAGGTGGTGGAGATGCTCCCGGTTGCAAGGAGAAGATGGTTAGAAACCAAAGTGCAAGATGAAGGACAAATTGATATCGATGCAATATCTGAGCTGTTGAAGGTCTCACCGATGACCATCAGAAGAGATTTAAAAGAACTGGAGTCAAATAATAAAGTGATCAGGACGCACGGAGGGGCAATTTCGCCATATTCATTGACTCAGGAAGTTCCATATTCATCGAAAGAAAATAAAAATGTTCAGTTAAAAAAAGAAATTGCGCAAAAAGCATTATCTCTGATTCAGGAAAATTCAACGATCATTCTGGATTCAGGTACGACAACGTTTGAATTGGCCAAGTTGATCAAGAATCTGGATGCATTAACCATCATCACGAACGACATCAAAATTGCGAATGAACTGCTTTACAGTAAACATAATGTCATTGTGATCGGGGGAGAAATGCAAAATGACATTGGTGCATTGTTCGGTTCGGCTGCAGAACAAATGCTGAATATGATCCATGCAGATTTCCTGTTTTTGGGTGCGCATGCAATCAAACTCGAAGAAGGCATTTCCGCTCCGACTTTTGGGAAATCACAAATCAAAAAATTAATGATTAATGCCGCGGCAACAACCTGGTGTCTGGCAGATCACAGCAAGTTTGATCAATATTCATTCACAAAGGTATGTAAACTGCATGAACTGGACGGAATCATCAGTGATAATGGCATTTCAGAATCCACGCTGACCAGGTATAAGGAGTCAGTAGACATTCTATAGGTGGTGATCAATTTGAAAGTCGGAATAATCGCCGATGATTTAACAGGGGCGAATGCCACCGGAGTAAAATTACTGGACATTGGATTCCGTGCAGTAACGTATTTGCAAGGTTCAAAGATAAATTTGAATCACAAAAAATCATCTGCTTGCGTTGTGACGGACAGTCGGTATTCCAACCCTGAAGAAGCGAAAAAAAGAGTGGATGAAGCGTATCGTTCCTTAACGACATGGGGGGCTGACGTGATTACCAAGCGGATTGACAGTACATTCCGGGGAAACATCGGGTATGAACTGGAAAGCCTCTTGAACGCCGCCGGAGAAAATAGCTACGTAATCCTCTCGCCTTCATTTCCGGGATCAGGAAGAAGAACGGAGAACGGCGTGATGTATGTAAACGATGTCCTGTTGGAAAATACAGATGTTGCATATGATCCGATCCATCCCCTCAAAACGTCATACATTCCTGACTTACTTAAGAGTCAGACCAGTTTACCTGTGGATCTCGTATCCATAGAGTCGGTAAAGGGAGGTTCCGATACTGTACTTCATGAACTGACAAAGAAAATCAAAGAAGGCAGCAAAATCATCATCTGTGATGGGAATCATGATCAGGATATTGAAGTCCTTGCTGATGCGGTAAAAAGATTGGAAAACCAGCAGATAGTGATTGCCGACCCTGGACCATTAACACTGAACTATCTGCTTGCAAAGTCCGCACAGGATCAGTACGAACAACAAAAAAAATGGATCATCTCTGTTGGCAGTGTCACAACCGTTACAAAAAGTCAAATCGATTATCTGGTGCATGAGAAAAAAATCCGTATCATTCATATCAACGCAAACTGCCTGGTTGAACAAACAAAGAGGCAAGATGAAATGAATCGGACCGTTAACGCGGCCTGTGAATCCCTGGAGACTGAAAACGTCGTGATTGTATCCACGTCAAATTCCGAACTGAATTTGATCGATATCGGTAAGGCAGCGTCAGATGAAAAGGTATCCGAAGATGTCATTGCAAAAAGACTGACGGATGGTTTAGCCGGCATTACGAACCGTATCATTGAACGGACACCGTCGGTAGCAGGCAGTTTTTTCTGTGGCGGAGATGTACTGGCGTCCTTCTGTGAAGAAACAGGTGCACAGGGAATTGAATTATTTGGCGAGGTGATGCCGTTGATAGCTCATGGGAAATTGCTGGGTGGTGAACGGAAAGGCCTCGATGTG
This Salisediminibacterium beveridgei DNA region includes the following protein-coding sequences:
- a CDS encoding methyl-accepting chemotaxis protein, translated to MGIRNKMMAISAVLLLLPGLIVGGTAYYTANQGLNESGETTIENAVTMALMLIDTMDQQVEAGAITLEDAQEQVKEYLLGEMQEDGTRPITSDIDLGEYGYFVIYDEEGNEVAHPTLEGENVWEAQDEQGRFLVQDQIAAAQAGGGFTVYSWEFPDDPDRTGEKIMYNEMDPNWDWVVTAGSYMVDYNEASNAILWAVVWTLSGALVIGGVAIYFFANSLSRPVKDVQDQLKAMSENDLAQEDLPENRKDEFGDLARSMNLMKHNMNGMVAKIIDYANQLASSSEELTASSEETTKATEQVTESITNISESSADQSEMANAMQEDVMDVSEIIARIQGNMKKVNAAVDDTASRVEEGKQQVDDSSDKMGMIRQQTATAVSSIHELSQKSQEIEGILGLITDISEQTNLLALNAAIEAARAGEHGKGFAVVADEVRKLAEESNRSAGKISGLVGEIQHDIEKATNVMKENENRVEEGRHSISLTGEAFDKIASSKDTIVTLSGEVSSHIESANTTTGKVVEAVMKTVQGVEEATQEVTSIASSAEEQTASMEEVASAAASLSQIADDLDEIVSSFQTKK
- a CDS encoding DeoR/GlpR family DNA-binding transcription regulator, coding for MLPVARRRWLETKVQDEGQIDIDAISELLKVSPMTIRRDLKELESNNKVIRTHGGAISPYSLTQEVPYSSKENKNVQLKKEIAQKALSLIQENSTIILDSGTTTFELAKLIKNLDALTIITNDIKIANELLYSKHNVIVIGGEMQNDIGALFGSAAEQMLNMIHADFLFLGAHAIKLEEGISAPTFGKSQIKKLMINAAATTWCLADHSKFDQYSFTKVCKLHELDGIISDNGISESTLTRYKESVDIL
- a CDS encoding four-carbon acid sugar kinase family protein, whose product is MKVGIIADDLTGANATGVKLLDIGFRAVTYLQGSKINLNHKKSSACVVTDSRYSNPEEAKKRVDEAYRSLTTWGADVITKRIDSTFRGNIGYELESLLNAAGENSYVILSPSFPGSGRRTENGVMYVNDVLLENTDVAYDPIHPLKTSYIPDLLKSQTSLPVDLVSIESVKGGSDTVLHELTKKIKEGSKIIICDGNHDQDIEVLADAVKRLENQQIVIADPGPLTLNYLLAKSAQDQYEQQKKWIISVGSVTTVTKSQIDYLVHEKKIRIIHINANCLVEQTKRQDEMNRTVNAACESLETENVVIVSTSNSELNLIDIGKAASDEKVSEDVIAKRLTDGLAGITNRIIERTPSVAGSFFCGGDVLASFCEETGAQGIELFGEVMPLIAHGKLLGGERKGLDVITKGGMIGGKNAIQESLAYLQNISMRSGSL